Genomic DNA from Pedobacter africanus:
AAAAGGTTGATCCATATCAGTACGGCAAATACCATTGGTCATGGAAATAAAGTTAAACCCGCAACAGAACTCAATTCTTTCCGGCTTTCGCACCTGGGGTCCGGATACATCAGCAGTAAATATATTGCGCAGCAATATGTGCTGGAGCAGGTGGTGAACAAAGGACTTAAAGCAATAATCCTCAATCCTACATTTATGATTGGACAGGGGGATGCGAAACCCAGTTCGGGAAAGATCATTATGCATGGCATTAACAAACGGGTAATCTTTTATCCGCCTGGCGGAAAAAATTTTGTTCACATCAATGATGTATGTACAGGCATAGCCAATGCAATTGAGATGGGGAAAAATGGTGATTGTTATTTGCTGGCGGGCGAGAATTTAAGTTACGCTGCATTTTTTAAGCTATTAAACAAGGTGTCGGGACAAAAGCCGGTTATGCTTTGTATCCCGCAGTTTGTTTTAAAAATGATCGGAATAATGGGTACATTGCTTGGCGTATTGAGCAAGACTTCGGTAAAGCTGAATTATTCTGC
This window encodes:
- a CDS encoding NAD-dependent epimerase/dehydratase family protein codes for the protein MSKVLITGGNGFLGANTARELYRQGYEVKLMMRASADVMAIADIPCELYYGDISKEEDVFNAVKGCDYVVHTASVTGQWGISFKTYEEINVKGTIHIVNACLKYQVKRLIHISTANTIGHGNKVKPATELNSFRLSHLGSGYISSKYIAQQYVLEQVVNKGLKAIILNPTFMIGQGDAKPSSGKIIMHGINKRVIFYPPGGKNFVHINDVCTGIANAIEMGKNGDCYLLAGENLSYAAFFKLLNKVSGQKPVMLCIPQFVLKMIGIMGTLLGVLSKTSVKLNYSAAYMLCIYNYYSGKKSERELMVKYTPVEKAISNALTWFKENNYC